A region from the uncultured Draconibacterium sp. genome encodes:
- the rpoC gene encoding DNA-directed RNA polymerase subunit beta' — protein sequence MAFKKDNKAKSSFAKVSVSLSSPEEILERSFGEVLKPETINYRTYKPERDGLFCERIFGPVKDYECHCGKYKRIRYKGIVCDRCGVEVTEKKVRRERMGHISLVVPVAHIWYFKSLPNKIGYLLGLPTKKLDTIIYYERYVVIQPGVKAQDGVKELDFLTEEEYLDILDTLPKENQFLDDDDPNKFIAKMGAEALFDILGRLELDSLSYTLRHKANTETSQQRKNEALKRLQVVEAFRASKNLNRPEWMIVRVVPVIPPDLRPLVPLDGGRFATSDLNDLYRRVIIRNNRLKRLIEIKAPEVILRNEKRMLQEAVDSLFDNSRKSNAVKTENNRALKSLSDSLKGKQGRFRQNLLGKRVDYSARSVIVVGPKLRIHECGIPKDMAAELYKPFVIRKLIERGIVKTVKSAKKIVDRKDPVVWEILENVLKGHPVMLNRAPTLHRLSIQAFQPVLIEGKAIQLHPLVCTGFNADFDGDQMAVHLPLGNAAILEAQLLMLASHNLLNPANGAPIQVPSQDMVLGLYYMTKPREGCRGEGMTFYSAEEVTIAYEEKAIDLHAIIKVKVEDVDENGEYFNHIIETTVGRVLFNEYVPRQAGYVNQLLTKKSLRTIITDVFNSSGNAITVKFLDDIKNLGYTMAYRGGLSFNLGDVIIPDDKTDIVGNGYTEVEEVISNYNMGFITNNERYNQVIDIWTHANSKLTQSVMKTLSTDRQGFNSIYMMLDSGARGSKEQIRQLCGMRGLMAKPQKSGSTGSQIIENPILANFKEGLSVLEYFISTHGARKGLADTALKTADAGYLTRRLVDVAQDVIISEDDCGTLRGLVATDVKNNEEVVASLFERIIGRTTVHDIYHPLNGELIIKSGDEITEEIAKVIDDSPIESVEIRSVLTCESKVGVCAKCYGRNLATGKKVQKGEATGVIAAQSIGEPGTQLTLRTFHVGGIAGNISAQSTVESKYDGYCEIEELRSVSYKDDDGQDIEIVVSRLAELKIIDKNTNIPLSTHPLPYGCKLYVKNGQEIRKGTLVCEWDPFNGVIISEFNGKVEFENLIDGITFREESDEQTGYSERVIIETKDKTKNPTLKIMDDAGEMIRSYNLPVGGHIAVDNGQEVKSGKVLVKIPRAAGKAGDITGGLPRVTELFEARNPSNPAVVSEVDGEISLGKIKRGNREIIVTTKNGDVKKYLVPLSKQILVQENDYIRAGVPLSDGATTPSDILAIKGPTAVQEYILNEVQDVYRMQGVKINDKHFEIIIRQMMRKVEIVDPGDTRFLEKQVVDKNEFMSENDWIYNKKVVVEPGDAEGLKAGQIISSRRLRDENSQLRRKDKALVEARDAIPATSSQILQGITKAALQTRSWLSAASFQETTKVLNEAAINGKIDYLDGLKENVICGHLIPAGTGLKEYKNLVVGSKSEYDRLVDMRHSDNR from the coding sequence ATGGCATTCAAAAAAGATAATAAAGCAAAAAGTAGTTTCGCAAAAGTTTCAGTAAGCCTTTCGTCTCCCGAAGAAATTCTGGAAAGATCATTTGGTGAAGTACTGAAGCCAGAAACAATTAACTACAGAACCTATAAACCAGAACGTGATGGTTTGTTCTGTGAGCGTATTTTCGGCCCGGTAAAAGACTACGAATGTCACTGTGGTAAATACAAACGTATCCGTTATAAAGGTATTGTTTGCGACCGTTGTGGTGTTGAAGTAACCGAAAAGAAAGTACGTCGTGAGCGTATGGGACACATTTCACTTGTGGTGCCGGTTGCTCACATTTGGTATTTCAAATCGTTGCCTAACAAAATTGGTTACCTGCTTGGTTTGCCAACCAAAAAGCTTGATACCATTATTTATTACGAACGCTATGTTGTTATCCAACCGGGTGTAAAAGCCCAGGATGGTGTTAAAGAATTAGATTTCTTAACCGAAGAAGAGTACCTGGATATTCTGGATACACTTCCAAAAGAAAATCAGTTCCTTGACGACGACGATCCAAACAAATTCATCGCCAAAATGGGTGCTGAAGCCTTGTTTGATATCCTTGGCCGCTTAGAGCTTGATTCATTGTCGTACACCTTGCGTCATAAAGCAAACACCGAAACATCGCAGCAACGTAAAAACGAGGCCTTAAAACGCCTGCAGGTTGTTGAGGCATTCAGAGCAAGTAAAAACCTTAACCGTCCGGAATGGATGATCGTTAGGGTGGTGCCTGTAATTCCTCCTGATTTGCGTCCGTTAGTACCGCTCGATGGTGGTCGTTTCGCAACATCAGACTTGAATGACCTGTACCGAAGAGTAATTATCCGTAATAATCGTTTGAAACGATTGATCGAGATTAAAGCTCCTGAGGTTATTTTAAGAAACGAGAAACGTATGCTACAGGAAGCTGTAGACTCGTTATTCGATAACTCAAGAAAATCCAATGCCGTTAAAACAGAAAACAACCGCGCTCTAAAATCACTGTCCGACAGTTTGAAAGGTAAGCAAGGTCGTTTCCGTCAAAACCTTTTGGGTAAACGTGTTGACTATTCTGCACGTTCGGTAATTGTTGTTGGTCCTAAATTGAGGATTCACGAATGCGGTATCCCAAAAGATATGGCAGCCGAGCTTTACAAACCTTTTGTAATCCGTAAGCTGATTGAAAGAGGTATTGTAAAAACGGTAAAATCGGCAAAGAAAATTGTTGACAGAAAAGATCCTGTAGTGTGGGAAATTCTTGAAAACGTATTAAAGGGACATCCTGTAATGTTGAACAGGGCGCCCACGCTGCACCGTTTGTCAATTCAGGCATTCCAACCTGTTCTTATTGAAGGTAAAGCAATTCAGCTGCATCCATTGGTATGTACCGGTTTTAACGCCGACTTCGATGGTGACCAGATGGCGGTTCACTTACCATTAGGTAATGCTGCTATTTTGGAAGCTCAGTTGTTAATGCTTGCCTCGCACAACCTGTTGAACCCTGCTAACGGTGCTCCTATTCAGGTACCATCGCAGGATATGGTTCTTGGTCTGTACTACATGACCAAACCACGCGAAGGTTGTAGAGGTGAAGGAATGACTTTCTACTCTGCAGAAGAAGTAACCATTGCTTACGAAGAAAAAGCAATCGATCTTCATGCAATCATCAAAGTAAAAGTTGAAGACGTTGATGAAAATGGTGAATATTTCAACCACATCATTGAAACAACTGTTGGTCGTGTTCTTTTCAACGAGTATGTTCCGCGTCAGGCAGGATACGTAAATCAGCTTCTTACCAAGAAATCATTACGTACAATTATTACCGATGTATTTAATTCAAGCGGTAATGCTATTACTGTAAAATTCCTTGATGACATTAAAAACCTTGGATATACAATGGCTTACCGCGGTGGTTTGTCGTTCAACCTTGGAGATGTTATTATCCCGGATGATAAAACAGATATTGTTGGTAACGGCTACACTGAAGTAGAAGAGGTAATCAGCAATTATAACATGGGTTTCATTACCAATAACGAAAGGTACAACCAGGTTATTGATATTTGGACACATGCAAACTCGAAACTTACACAGTCGGTTATGAAGACTTTAAGTACCGACCGTCAGGGATTCAACTCGATTTATATGATGCTTGACTCCGGAGCGAGGGGTTCGAAAGAACAGATTCGTCAGCTGTGCGGCATGAGGGGTTTGATGGCTAAGCCACAAAAATCAGGCTCAACAGGTTCTCAAATTATTGAAAACCCTATTCTTGCCAACTTTAAAGAAGGCCTGTCGGTACTGGAGTACTTTATTTCTACACACGGTGCTCGTAAAGGTTTGGCGGATACCGCACTTAAAACAGCCGATGCAGGTTACCTTACCCGTCGTTTGGTAGATGTTGCACAAGATGTTATCATCTCTGAAGACGACTGCGGAACCTTGCGTGGTTTGGTTGCTACTGATGTGAAAAATAATGAAGAAGTTGTAGCATCATTATTCGAAAGAATTATTGGTCGTACAACTGTTCACGATATTTATCATCCACTGAATGGTGAATTAATCATCAAATCGGGAGATGAAATTACGGAAGAAATTGCTAAGGTAATTGATGACTCACCAATTGAAAGTGTTGAAATTCGATCGGTGTTAACCTGTGAATCAAAAGTTGGAGTTTGCGCCAAATGTTACGGTCGTAACCTGGCTACCGGCAAGAAAGTTCAAAAAGGTGAAGCAACTGGTGTTATTGCAGCACAGTCGATTGGAGAACCTGGAACACAGCTGACACTTCGTACTTTCCACGTGGGTGGTATTGCGGGTAACATCTCTGCGCAGTCAACCGTTGAATCGAAATACGATGGATATTGCGAAATTGAAGAATTGCGCTCGGTATCGTATAAAGATGATGATGGTCAGGATATTGAGATTGTTGTAAGTCGTTTGGCTGAGTTAAAAATTATTGATAAAAACACGAATATTCCACTATCTACACATCCGCTACCATACGGTTGTAAATTGTATGTGAAGAACGGTCAGGAGATCCGTAAAGGAACTTTGGTTTGTGAGTGGGACCCATTTAATGGTGTTATTATCTCAGAATTTAATGGTAAGGTAGAGTTTGAAAACCTGATTGACGGTATTACCTTCCGTGAAGAATCAGATGAGCAAACCGGTTATTCTGAGCGTGTAATTATTGAAACAAAAGATAAAACCAAGAACCCAACCTTGAAAATTATGGACGATGCTGGAGAAATGATTCGTTCATATAACCTTCCGGTTGGTGGTCACATTGCTGTAGACAATGGCCAAGAGGTGAAGTCAGGAAAAGTATTGGTTAAGATTCCTCGTGCTGCCGGTAAAGCTGGCGATATCACGGGTGGTCTGCCACGTGTTACCGAACTGTTCGAGGCACGTAATCCATCCAATCCTGCGGTCGTATCAGAGGTTGACGGTGAAATTTCATTGGGCAAAATTAAACGGGGTAACCGCGAGATTATTGTTACAACCAAAAATGGCGATGTTAAAAAATACCTCGTTCCACTATCGAAGCAAATATTGGTACAGGAAAACGACTATATCAGGGCTGGTGTACCATTGTCTGATGGAGCTACCACTCCCTCTGATATTCTTGCAATTAAGGGACCTACTGCAGTTCAGGAGTATATTTTGAATGAAGTTCAGGATGTTTACCGTATGCAGGGGGTAAAAATTAACGATAAACACTTCGAAATTATCATTCGTCAGATGATGCGTAAAGTGGAGATTGTTGATCCGGGAGATACCCGCTTCCTTGAAAAGCAAGTGGTTGATAAAAATGAATTCATGTCGGAAAACGACTGGATTTACAACAAAAAGGTTGTGGTTGAGCCAGGTGATGCTGAAGGCTTAAAAGCCGGTCAGATTATCTCTTCTCGTCGTTTGCGTGATGAGAACTCGCAACTCAGAAGAAAAGATAAGGCACTTGTTGAGGCGAGGGATGCAATCCCCGCAACATCAAGCCAAATCCTTCAGGGTATTACCAAAGCAGCACTGCAAACGCGTAGTTGGTTGTCGGCAGCATCATTCCAGGAAACGACCAAAGTACTTAACGAAGCCGCAATTAATGGTAAAATTGATTACCTCGATGGCTTAAAAGAGAACGTAATTTGTGGTCACCTGATACCTGCTGGTACCGGATTGAAAGAATACAAAAACCTTGTTGTAGGTTCTAAATCAGAATACGACAGGTTGGTAGATATGAGACATTCTGATAATCGATAA
- a CDS encoding acyl-CoA dehydrogenase family protein — MANYYTDNSEIKFHLNHPLMKEIVRLKEREYTFKDEFDFAPHDYEDAIDNYDRVLDVVGEICGEIIAENAESIDAEGPQVVDGRVIYARGTQENIDALNQAGLMGMSLPYKYDGLNFPIVPYIMAADIVSRADAGFVNVWGLQDCAETINEFASEEQKQKYLPRVCAGDTMAMDLTEPDAGSDLQAVQLKATWSEEKQTWLLNGVKRFITNGDGEISLVLARSEPGTKDGRGLSMFIYDKNSGGVTVRRIEHKMGIIGSPTCELVFKDAPGELVGSRKMGLIKYVMALMNGARLGIAAQSVGVSEAAYREAVAYANERMQFGKAIIKFPAVYEMLSLMKAKLDASRTLLYETARFVDVYKTYMHIAEERKLEKEERQEMKKYQRLADIYTPLAKGMTSEYSNQLAYDAVQIHGGSGFMKDYPVERIYRDARITSIYEGTTQLQVVAAIRGVTTGGYLNQIRVYEAEKVSPTLEYLKRTLIILTADYEEAVKKVTAANDNEFIDFHARRLVEMAGHIVMSYLLLLDTNRDGMFLKSAKNYINFAKAQVKAHAEFIRASELSDLGDYKFEMQ, encoded by the coding sequence ATGGCAAATTACTATACAGATAATAGCGAGATAAAATTTCATTTGAATCATCCTTTAATGAAGGAAATTGTTCGTCTGAAAGAACGCGAATATACGTTTAAGGATGAATTTGATTTTGCGCCACACGATTATGAAGACGCAATTGATAACTACGACCGGGTTTTGGATGTAGTTGGCGAAATTTGCGGAGAAATTATTGCCGAAAATGCAGAAAGTATTGATGCAGAGGGGCCACAGGTTGTTGACGGACGCGTAATTTACGCACGTGGAACACAGGAAAATATTGATGCATTAAACCAGGCTGGTTTAATGGGGATGTCTTTACCTTATAAATATGATGGCTTAAACTTTCCTATTGTGCCTTACATTATGGCAGCCGATATTGTTTCGCGCGCTGATGCCGGTTTTGTTAATGTTTGGGGTTTGCAGGATTGTGCCGAAACCATAAACGAATTTGCATCGGAAGAGCAAAAACAAAAGTACCTTCCGCGTGTTTGCGCCGGCGATACCATGGCAATGGATTTAACCGAACCTGATGCCGGATCAGACCTGCAGGCCGTGCAGCTAAAAGCAACCTGGAGCGAAGAAAAACAAACCTGGTTGTTGAATGGTGTAAAACGTTTCATTACAAATGGCGATGGCGAAATCTCTTTGGTTTTGGCCCGCTCAGAGCCCGGAACAAAAGATGGCAGAGGTCTTTCTATGTTTATTTACGACAAAAATAGTGGCGGAGTAACCGTTCGTCGTATCGAGCATAAAATGGGAATTATTGGTTCGCCAACATGCGAGTTGGTGTTTAAAGATGCACCCGGAGAATTGGTTGGCTCACGAAAAATGGGCTTGATAAAATACGTAATGGCCCTGATGAACGGAGCGCGTTTGGGGATTGCTGCGCAATCAGTAGGTGTTTCAGAAGCAGCTTACCGCGAAGCAGTGGCTTACGCTAACGAACGTATGCAGTTCGGAAAAGCCATTATCAAATTTCCGGCAGTTTACGAAATGTTGTCGCTAATGAAAGCAAAACTCGATGCCTCGCGTACCTTGTTGTATGAAACGGCACGTTTTGTTGATGTATATAAAACATACATGCATATTGCCGAAGAGCGCAAGCTGGAAAAAGAAGAACGCCAGGAAATGAAAAAATACCAGCGTTTGGCTGATATTTATACTCCATTGGCAAAAGGAATGACCAGTGAGTATTCGAACCAGTTGGCTTATGATGCAGTGCAAATTCATGGTGGGTCTGGTTTTATGAAAGACTATCCGGTTGAACGTATTTACCGCGATGCCCGTATTACTTCGATTTATGAAGGAACTACCCAGCTGCAGGTTGTGGCTGCAATACGTGGAGTAACAACCGGTGGCTACCTGAATCAGATTCGTGTATATGAAGCTGAGAAAGTATCGCCAACATTGGAGTACCTGAAACGTACGCTAATTATTCTGACTGCCGATTACGAAGAAGCAGTAAAAAAAGTAACTGCGGCTAATGATAATGAGTTTATTGATTTCCACGCTCGTAGATTGGTTGAGATGGCCGGGCACATTGTAATGAGCTACCTGCTTTTGCTCGATACCAACCGCGATGGTATGTTCCTGAAATCAGCTAAAAACTACATTAATTTTGCTAAAGCACAAGTGAAAGCGCATGCCGAGTTTATTCGTGCCTCAGAATTGTCAGATCTTGGCGATTATAAATTTGAAATGCAATAA
- a CDS encoding electron transfer flavoprotein subunit alpha/FixB family protein, translated as MSSVFVYCEIEDGQVAEVSQELLTKGRALANELNCKLEAIAVGHQLGSVAGQVIPYGVDTLYLADDARLYPYQTLPHTSVVVNLFQEQKPQIALMGASSIGRDLGPRVSSALHSGLTADCTSLIIGEHYDKKQDKKYDNLLYQIRPAFGGNIIATIINPDCRPQMATVREGVMKKEILDPKYKGKVVDLDVAKYVSDTDFVVEIIERHMEKSKVNIKGAPIIVSGGYGVGSKENFKLLYDLAEVLGGEVGASRAAVDAGYADHERQIGQTGVTVRPKLYIACGISGQIQHTAGMEEAAQIIAINTDPEAPINAIADYVITGDVADVIPKMIKYYKKNTK; from the coding sequence ATGAGCAGCGTATTTGTTTATTGCGAAATAGAAGATGGCCAGGTAGCTGAAGTTAGTCAAGAGTTGTTGACAAAAGGCCGTGCACTGGCGAATGAGTTAAATTGTAAATTGGAAGCAATTGCCGTAGGGCACCAACTGGGAAGTGTTGCCGGGCAAGTAATTCCTTACGGTGTTGATACTTTGTATCTGGCCGATGATGCACGGTTATATCCTTATCAAACTTTGCCTCACACATCGGTTGTGGTTAATCTGTTTCAGGAACAAAAGCCACAAATTGCCCTTATGGGAGCTTCTTCCATAGGACGAGATCTAGGCCCGCGCGTATCATCAGCCTTACATAGTGGACTAACTGCCGATTGCACAAGCTTGATAATTGGCGAACACTACGATAAAAAGCAGGATAAAAAGTACGATAATTTGTTGTATCAGATTCGTCCTGCCTTCGGAGGAAATATTATTGCAACTATTATTAATCCTGATTGCAGGCCACAAATGGCAACCGTGCGTGAGGGAGTGATGAAAAAAGAGATTCTTGATCCGAAATACAAAGGTAAAGTGGTAGACCTTGATGTTGCGAAGTATGTAAGCGATACCGATTTTGTGGTTGAAATCATTGAGCGACATATGGAGAAAAGTAAAGTAAACATCAAAGGCGCTCCAATTATCGTTTCAGGAGGATATGGTGTAGGGTCAAAAGAAAACTTTAAACTGCTTTATGATTTGGCTGAGGTGTTGGGAGGCGAAGTTGGCGCTTCACGCGCGGCAGTTGATGCCGGATATGCCGACCATGAAAGACAAATTGGACAAACCGGAGTTACTGTTCGTCCTAAATTATATATTGCCTGTGGTATTTCGGGGCAAATTCAGCATACTGCCGGAATGGAAGAAGCAGCACAGATTATTGCAATTAATACCGATCCTGAAGCTCCGATTAATGCAATTGCTGATTATGTAATTACAGGAGATGTTGCGGATGTTATTCCGAAGATGATTAAGTATTATAAAAAGAACACCAAGTAG
- a CDS encoding DUF3467 domain-containing protein, with amino-acid sequence MMEDKKQKAQQINIELNEEVAQGTYSNLAVITHSSSEFVVDFVRIMPGIPKANVKSRIILTPEHAKRLLMALQDNVAKYEAQHGPIKNVKPGSDPMMPPMNFGGPTAQA; translated from the coding sequence ATGATGGAAGATAAAAAGCAAAAAGCACAACAGATAAATATTGAACTGAACGAGGAAGTGGCACAAGGTACTTATTCAAACCTTGCGGTAATTACTCATTCAAGCTCTGAATTTGTGGTGGATTTTGTCCGGATTATGCCCGGTATTCCAAAAGCAAATGTAAAATCAAGAATTATTCTTACACCGGAACATGCTAAACGTTTGTTAATGGCTTTACAAGATAATGTTGCCAAATACGAAGCGCAGCACGGGCCTATTAAGAACGTTAAACCCGGTTCAGATCCGATGATGCCACCAATGAATTTTGGTGGCCCCACTGCACAAGCATAA
- a CDS encoding electron transfer flavoprotein subunit beta/FixA family protein: MKAYNIIVLAKQVPDTRNVGKDAMKADGTVNRAVLPAIFNPEDLNALEQALRIKDQYPESTIKILTMGPGRAADIIREGLYRGADGGVLLTDRAFAGSDTLATSYAIGQALKKMGKIDIIVAGRQAIDGDTAQVGPQVAEKLGLLQVTYVEEIVDLKGKNITVKRRLENGVETVKAPLPLVITVNGSAPDCRSRNAKRLMKYKRARTVTELQKENEDYTVLYNERPDLMIQEMTVNDIESDASQLGLTGSPTKVKSIENVVLQAKDSKVISGEDAEIEEMMLELIKSHTIG; the protein is encoded by the coding sequence ATGAAGGCTTATAACATTATTGTTTTGGCAAAGCAGGTTCCCGATACAAGAAATGTAGGGAAAGATGCAATGAAAGCTGACGGTACAGTGAATAGGGCAGTGCTACCTGCAATCTTCAACCCTGAAGATTTAAATGCGTTGGAACAAGCTTTACGTATTAAAGACCAATACCCGGAATCGACAATCAAAATTTTAACCATGGGCCCGGGAAGGGCTGCCGATATTATTCGCGAAGGTTTATACCGCGGTGCCGACGGTGGTGTTCTGCTTACCGACCGAGCTTTTGCCGGTTCAGATACGCTCGCCACATCCTATGCCATTGGACAGGCACTAAAAAAAATGGGAAAAATTGATATCATTGTTGCCGGTCGTCAGGCAATTGATGGTGATACCGCCCAGGTTGGACCTCAGGTTGCCGAAAAATTAGGATTGTTGCAGGTTACTTATGTTGAAGAAATTGTTGACCTAAAAGGTAAAAATATTACCGTAAAACGTCGTTTAGAGAATGGCGTTGAAACAGTTAAGGCACCTCTTCCATTGGTTATAACTGTTAATGGTTCAGCACCCGACTGCCGTTCGCGTAATGCTAAACGACTAATGAAATATAAGCGGGCTAGAACGGTTACCGAACTTCAGAAAGAGAATGAAGATTATACCGTATTATACAACGAGCGTCCGGATCTTATGATTCAGGAAATGACTGTGAACGATATTGAATCTGATGCTTCTCAATTAGGGTTAACAGGATCTCCAACAAAAGTGAAATCAATTGAGAACGTAGTTCTTCAGGCCAAAGATTCGAAAGTAATTTCGGGTGAGGATGCCGAAATTGAAGAAATGATGCTGGAGTTAATTAAGAGTCACACTATTGGCTAA